One Oncorhynchus nerka isolate Pitt River linkage group LG5, Oner_Uvic_2.0, whole genome shotgun sequence genomic window carries:
- the pttg1 gene encoding securin isoform X1 has product MTPSYQTEMASIFTERNATLHTPALKMRQRLQSVPENLLKTPVTGKKFHAPLQSGRKALGAVNKIPSMPAVNGQEKNKLLETQETKVKTFPQTKVEEYPDIERFIPYDPLEFENYVIPEDVVCLSHLVLPGLVRLPEMPSLPEEDFEVLETYTCISPLKNLPRSDNCAMELDAFLQTINKLTIDLPPEMDEY; this is encoded by the exons ATGACCCCTAGCTACCAAACG GAAATGGCTTCAATCTTCACTGAGAGAAATGCAACCCTCCATACACCTGCCCTGAAGATGCGCCAGCGGTTGCAATCTGTTCCAG AGAACCTCTTGAAGACTCCTGTAACTGGAAAAAAGTTTCATGCTCCTTTACAGTCTGGTCGTAAGGCTTTGGGGGCAGTGAACAAGATCCCATCAATGCCAGCTGTAAATGGACAAGAGAAGAACAAACTCCTTGAGACACAG GAAACAAAAGTTAAAACCTTCCCTCAGACCAAAGTAGAAGAATACCCAGATATTGAGAGGTTTATCCCCTATGACCCACTTG AGTTTGAGAACTATGTCATCccagaggatgtggtttgccTGAGTCATCTTGTGCTTCCTGGACTGGTACGTCTCCCAGAAATGCCATCTCTGCCTGAAGAGGACTTTGAAGTGCTTGAGACATACACATGTATTTCTCCGTTGAAGAACCTACCACGCTCAG ACAATTGTGCTATGGAATTGGATGCATTCCTTCAAACTATCAACAAGCTGACCATTGACCTGCCCCCAGAGATGGATGAATACTGA
- the pttg1 gene encoding securin isoform X2 encodes MASIFTERNATLHTPALKMRQRLQSVPENLLKTPVTGKKFHAPLQSGRKALGAVNKIPSMPAVNGQEKNKLLETQETKVKTFPQTKVEEYPDIERFIPYDPLEFENYVIPEDVVCLSHLVLPGLVRLPEMPSLPEEDFEVLETYTCISPLKNLPRSDNCAMELDAFLQTINKLTIDLPPEMDEY; translated from the exons ATGGCTTCAATCTTCACTGAGAGAAATGCAACCCTCCATACACCTGCCCTGAAGATGCGCCAGCGGTTGCAATCTGTTCCAG AGAACCTCTTGAAGACTCCTGTAACTGGAAAAAAGTTTCATGCTCCTTTACAGTCTGGTCGTAAGGCTTTGGGGGCAGTGAACAAGATCCCATCAATGCCAGCTGTAAATGGACAAGAGAAGAACAAACTCCTTGAGACACAG GAAACAAAAGTTAAAACCTTCCCTCAGACCAAAGTAGAAGAATACCCAGATATTGAGAGGTTTATCCCCTATGACCCACTTG AGTTTGAGAACTATGTCATCccagaggatgtggtttgccTGAGTCATCTTGTGCTTCCTGGACTGGTACGTCTCCCAGAAATGCCATCTCTGCCTGAAGAGGACTTTGAAGTGCTTGAGACATACACATGTATTTCTCCGTTGAAGAACCTACCACGCTCAG ACAATTGTGCTATGGAATTGGATGCATTCCTTCAAACTATCAACAAGCTGACCATTGACCTGCCCCCAGAGATGGATGAATACTGA